In Eubalaena glacialis isolate mEubGla1 chromosome 4, mEubGla1.1.hap2.+ XY, whole genome shotgun sequence, the genomic window ctcccactggtgcaggtcccgtccctattcttttgtctctgttatttcttttttcttttgccctacccaagtacgtggggattttcttgccttttgggaggtctgacgtcttctgccagcgttcagtgggtgttgtgtaggagcagttccacgtgtagatgtatttctcatgtatctgtggggaggaaggtgatctccgcgtcttactcttccgccatcttacccctccctcctattttggggtttttttaatctattttctttGGCCTTGTTTTGACTTACATAATTCAATCTTTTGAGAAAATTGCAGTTTCATTTATGCTTTCaaatgtgttgatttttttttttatcaaatgGATACTTTATTAGAGTCATAacacttataaaataaatttcttttcatcATGGAGTTACCAGATTTTAAAACCAACCAACACTTTCTCATTTTTACAGCtaagatatataaagaaattctCAAATGCCATAATTTTTGTTCAAGTGCTTTGTCAGTCAACTCACAAATCTAGATCGTGATTAATTTACAATTCTGAGTATTCACAGTTAGATGAGTTTTAGGCTTGGTTCTTAATTATCTAGAAGCAATCCATTTACAAAGTGTCACCAAAGCAGTTTCATGAAATCATTTAATTTAATGCCACCAAGCATGGACCTGTTATACCttggaaacaaaaatataatctCACAACTAAATCTAGCAGACTAACTTTTAACAATTCCAGCCGGAATGGACAATATATCCTTATGGCGCATATATGACTTTGTAATATACAATTCATAATTCAGGGTTAAGAGTGTGGCATGGAGCTAGAAAAACCAGGGAAGTTGGATATTATAGAAAAGCTATGACATCAGTATAAAGTCACAAGACTGATTTCCTCTTGCCACATAGTAAATATACCTTTTATCTCTGTAATTACATCACAAACCAAACCTTAATAAGATTCTTCTTTCTAGGGGATTATCACATAAACAGTATTTGATCATTGAGCATTGATTATGCTACTCATTCAGGATTGTTCTATGTTCCATGAAATCTAACAGCCCAGCTTATACCTGGCACTTATAGTGGATGATTCAGCCAAAAAGCAAAGGgttgaaagtataaaataatcaAAAGCCCTCTTTTCCCAGAGGTAGCCCTCTTGAGGCAAGAGATAAGTATCTTGTTTGGACGGGTGGTGTGAGCTGGGGGCCTGACTCTAACTTGTTCTCCCATTCAAGCCATTTTGGCATCTTGCCACGACCAGGGTCTCTGAGGTGGGTTAAAATACTTTTCTGTGCTATTCATATTCAATAGATGTCAGGACTGTTCTCTAAACATGTGAGGATCTACAACTTTAAGTTATATTTCATATTCTATTCAAATTTAACTCAGAGTCATGTAAAAGAATTAGAAGTAAAAAGTTCACCCTTTGGAGAAGTCTATTGGGTAAAGCCTCACATATCCacacataaatatttgtatattcatGCACAGGGCAGACAGCTGTATTTGAAgcataaataaacccaaagtaagaCATCAGGAGCTAGATACCAGTTCCAGGAGTGATTAGTGGTCTCTGGGGCTCTCATTTTAAGGATGCCAGATGAGCAGTTTGCTCAGTTGTTAGGAAACACTTAGGTGGATTAAGCAACTAGGGTTCACTTCATGAATTACTTTTTCCTGTACCCAAGACTCTGCTTGAATTAGCTTGAGAAACTATAGCCCCTTCAAGGGTAAGTATTTGACCATTAACCCAAAGTCAATGTGATTACTGCATGAGACTAAATACTATGTGGCTTGTCTAATTCGCTTTATACCTTTCAGGATCAGTTCAATAAAATACAGAACCCATAACCAAGGTTTTACACCAGAGGTCAGCAAACGATAGCCtgcagcccacaggccaaatccagcctgctgccagtttttgtaaataaaaatttattggaacacagctacacTCACTCGTTTACTTATTGTCTATGGCCACTTTCACGTAATAACAGCAGaggtgagtagttgtgacagagactgaatggcccacaaagcctaaaatatttactatccggACCTTTAAAGAGTGTCGATCTCTGTTTTACACTAAAACACAGAGTTCAGTGGGAAGCTTAtttgaaatgtgtttttcttcagGAGTTTTAGTTACCTATTAAAATTAAGGTTCAGGTGACTCAGTAACTAAACACAAGAGATACCCCTTTTTTCATGAATGATATCTGTGTATTTTATGGATGTAAagggaaattttctttaaaataagaaaaaaagagaaagaggcagatgTAAAACTAAAGGCTATTTCTCTGTTTAACATcatactaaaattaaaattccatCCATGAAATGAACCAAAACTTATACTTAGATTCTCTGCATATACTAAACAAATTACTTTGGGAATGTTGTTATATCTGGACAAAATGGTATCCAAATTGATCAGACATAAAAAGTACACAAATGAAACTAACACACAGGCAGTCAGTTTGTAAGGGGTGTTAACGGTCGCCATCGTCGTAAAGCCAGACCCAAACTGCAACCGTAACAAGCTGTCGTCACAAAGGCAAAAATTTGTTAAGCAGTGGTGAGACCCCTAATGTGGTACATATTCAAAACTTCACGATGAGATGTCTATTCGCACAGTGATCTCACAGCCAAGCAAAGTGCAGCTATCAGGACTTGAGGATGTAGCAAATCATTTCTGTGACAATGGAAAGTGACCTTAGAGTGTGGCTGCCACGTTTATGTTATACTGGTTATCGTTCAAGAGCGGCTGCACAGCCATGCTTCTATTGCAACGTAGATCGTGCAGTGATGTGGCGGGTGCTTCCAGCAAAAAGGCTCCAAAGTAGAAGACGAACACTGTAAAATGGTAAGCAAAATCCAGGAAGTTCCAGCCGGCATTAATCTGAGTCACCACGCCAGAGAGGAACACgcccaggaagaggagggaatagaTGAAAGCCGTCACGGACACGAACATGACCCATCCTTGCAGCAGAGGTAGAGGAGCATTGGAGGAGGCGACCAGAATCCACACGAGTCCCCCAaacacctgctagtgttggagggtctcctgcagaggcggggggtggctgtgtctcaccgcggggacaaggacactggcagcagaagttctgggaagtactccttggcgtgagccctcccagagtccgccattagccccaccaaagagcccgggtaggctccactgctgggtcacctcaggccaaacaaccaacctCAAATGTGTTGATATTTATGCATTATGTTCTCTAGCTTTATTTACCATGCTTGTAAGAatgtttgtttttcaataaacTATCTcttagttctgtttttttttttttttttttcggtctgGTGGAGGAGTACCCTCCTGTGTGTGGTGATGTCAATTCATGTTTAATGATATTCCATCCACTAGGCTTCATGTCATATAACCCACTATCCTCACAAGCACCTACCAACAGTGTGCTTCATTCCTCAAGATGTAAATAAACCTttgccttgttttttgtttttttaaaaaaatttatttatttatttatttttggctgtgttgggtcttcgtttctgtgcgagggctttctctagttgcggcgagtgggtgccactcttcatcgcggtgcgcgggcctctcactgttgcggcctctcttgttgtggagcacaggctccagacgcgcaggctcagtagttgtggctcacgggcccagttgctctgcggcatgtgggatcttcccagaccagggctcgaacccgtgtcccctgcattggcaggcggattgttaaccactgcgccaccagggaagccctcttagtTCTGTTGATCATCATTTCTGATATTTGGTTATTATTGCTTCTGTTACTCTTGTCATTTTCTATATTATTAGTGTCTGCTTTTACTTTTGGTATTTCTTGCTCTATGTTCCCTTGGCTTACTACATTTCTAACTGTTTGAGACAATTGCTAAGTTTATTTATTCTCAGTTGGTCTTATCTTTTAattatgaatataaaattatacatttctattcaaatattaatttagGACCACCAGTTGAAACATAAAGTGccttttctgttcattaattttaaatatttaaaaatctccgTTGTTATTTATTTAGCAATGTGTTATTTAGcaatatgttatttcatttccaAAATTATTGTGTTTTATTAGATATCTTTGGTTGctggtttctaattttatttattttgactagAGAGTTATGGACTGTTTAATGTTATTCTTTTGAATCTCTTAAAACTTTTGATCAAACtattgattcatttttataaaggCTGAAAATATGtgcttaaaaatatacattctttattGGGTGAATAGATCTCTAAAATATCTATGGACTAAAAAGTATTAATCAAGTTTGGGCATTTGAAGACCTGCTTTTTGTCTGCTTAATCTATCAGTTTCTTAATTAGTTGCTTAAAATATCCTACCATACTTGTAGATTTGATATTTTTCCTCTGTAATTATATCAGTCTTGCTTTATATATTGCAAAGTTCTGGTTCGGTGCGCACAAGTTTCAATTGTCATATTTtggttgatttttcattttatcattatgaaatttcCCTTTGTCACTTTGAATGCATTCCATCTTCTGGCTTCACAGATGGTTCCAACTTCTGATTCCCCACTGTACATGGGGCTTGCAGACttgacttctctctctctgcaggtGCTGAGGCCTTAGCCGCTGCGGATTTTTTAGGTGACAGTCACTGCACAGGTCTAATGGCTTCAAATATGGCTTATTGCTATAtgtctcttttctgtttctggCAGCTAGACATCTACACACTTTACTTTCTTgttctgatattaaaaattctatatctatatctataccatTTTCTACATAtctattaatttttctgttttgtgtgtgtgtatatatatatatatatatatacacatacacattttatacatacacacatatatgttacATAGCAGGAAGagatgcatatatgtatgtgtaatgtATACAGAGATTCTGCACACAAGAATTGGTGTATTAACATGCACtccttctgccatcttgaccttGAAGTCTATCTAATCTTTTCTTAAATAGAAAATGTGATTAATTGGCATTTCCATTCAACTTCTTGAACTTCAAATgcatttctttcatttggaattAATTTTCCTGAGCAGTTTAGTGAATACCTCATTGCTTTCCTATGAAAGTTGCCCAAAAGATTTCAATATAAGTTGCTAATGACTACTTAGTCCTTTCACTAGAAATGCAAAGCTCCCCTTGAGTGATACTACTGACGTATTTCTCTAAACGCCTTGTTAAATGCTTACTGCTTTTAGAAATGGTACCTGGGCTGATGCCCAAGCTTACATTAAGAAGGGAATGATATTAATGTGCCCTTTAAAAAAGCATCTTTTATAGCCTAGCAGGAAGAAAAATCACTTTACTCTCATAATTTGCTTTATGCATTGCTGTTATCATTGCTAATTACAGTATCCcaaaaaagcatttatttattaagtcTCTTCGGTTTAGTTTCCTCAAttagtaaaatttattttcctctctcagtaaaatttctttctccctatttaaatttttatataatttgattGGATAAAGAATATAGATGGATGATCAAAATAACTAATGATAGAGAGATTGGTTAAGTTAatactttatttgttttcttttatcattcTATTCAGACTTAAAAATTCCAGATCTCTTTCCTTTCTAAAAGTAAAAAAGGCTTAAGGAGTTCTAAATCTCATTTAGCCAGACACATCCACTTATGTCTTTAACAATTTAGAATGTGTTTTGacagattttcttcctttctttgctgTCTGTATTATAATTTATGGTTTCATTGCACAGCAGTTaaatattatagtcattttcaggaagagaagaaaagttaCCATAAGCTAGCTACCTTTATACTATCATACCTGAATCATTTAGAAAATTTTAGGAATCTATCCAACTGCATTTctcataaaacaataaaacactccCATGTCTGTATGCTGTGCAGTGCCAAGACTTAACATCTGTGTAGCTCAGAAAATTGAGATAACtaagtaaaacaaaagaaattaaataaagcacATTTTGCAGTACCATTGTGACCATGCAACTTCAACAAAGCCTATGAAAGCAAATTTTGTTCAACTGCAATTTCTTACGTAACATTTTCCAGCATTTTACATAATATAATATGAATTAAAGATAAAGTAGATCTTTAAAATATAAGCCAAAAAAAGCTGATTGATTGTCAATGACTGCTAATTATAGTAGATTGTCAATGACTGCTAATTGATTGTCAATGACTGCTAATTATAAAAAAGATacaattcaggacttccctggtggcgcagtggttaagaatccgcctgccaattcagggaacacgggttcgagccctggtccgggaagatcccacatgccacggagcaactaagccagcgagccacaactactgagcctacatgctgcaagtactgaagcctgcacgcctagagccggtgctccacaacaagagaagccaccgcaatgagaaaccagtgcaccgcaacaaagagtagcccccgctcaccgcaactagagaaaaaagcccatgtgcagcgaCGGAGACCCAAGGCGGCcaaacatgaaataaataaataaaataaatttataaaaaaaaaagatacaagtcATTTTCTCATCAAGATTAGAATTGTTATCCCAAATATGACTGAAGTTACGATTTTTAAAAgggtaaaatgaaataatttatttaagattAATTATAGAATTATTGTAATAGCATAGCTTGCTTTTACAGTATTTTGAATCAGATttacacacatttaaaaagcGGTTttatatgggaatatatgtatatctatagctgattcactttgttataaagcagaaactaacacaccattgtaaagcaattatactccaataaagatgttaaaataaataaattggcttccctggtggcgcagtggttgagaatctgcctgccaatgcaggagacacgggttcgggccctggtctgggaagatcccacatgccatggagcaactgggcccgtgagccacaactactgagcctgcacgtctggagcctttgctccgcaacaagagaggccgcgatagtgagaggcccgcgcaccgcgatgaagagtggcccccgcttgtcacaactagagaaagccctcgcacagaaacgaagacccaacacagccaaaaataaataaataaataaatatatttttaaaaaaattaaataaataaataataaataaataaataattaaaaaggggTTTTGTGGTTCAATTTACTAGATAATTTCggttataaatcagaaaaatcttttctttagCATGTGTCCCTTCTGACATTTGACCTTGAAGTCTATCTAATCTTTTCTTCAGCAAAACAAAGTTATTAGTTGGCATTACCATTAAAAATACCTGATGAACTGGCTATTAGTCTACtggtttttctgatatttttgtttttgtcttggcTTGATTATCTTAATATATTCTCTTGAGAAAATTGTTTCTTCATGTATGCTTTCAAATTTAtagacatgtatttatttattatgttctcttataatctttaaaatgtttaatatagcTTTAGTTTATGTCCCAGTTTTCATTTTCAGCAAAAATGGTTATTATCATTTGCAatgtacaataaaaataattactttggTCATATATTAGAACATATTAGTCTCTTCCAATTGTATCATTGACTCTCTTTGATCTTGAAATTTTAACAGTTTCTgacatttttttattataaaatgtgtttattgaaattattttcctatGTATTGAATGCTTTAAGAGCTTCAAATGAAAAGATTTGATAATAAAGCAGTTTCACTTTTGATTCATCAAAAGTGTGGATTTCCTCCCAGATGAGTAAAATTTCTGAATGCATTGCTTGTTTTTATAAGTAATCATTTTCCTTTATAACAATGTATTTATAATTGCTTGAAAATATCATGGTGTTATTTTCTTCACTGGATTTCCCAATTTCCAAATGGTTTTCTTTTGACATCTATAACTGCAATGACTCATGAAACTCCCTCCATAACAGGATATAATTGTTCAGTGGGTAAGAAGACTCAAAGTGAGATAGTGGGTCAAGGATTAAGGGGAGAAAATGAGCATATCTTTAAGCCCAGAGCTCCACAGAACAGTTCTGAAAATCTAACTGTATCCACGGTTTTTGGCTCAATGGGAAAATGACACAAGGAAAGTGCCTACAGAATGAATAAAAAGGAGGAgaacaaaaagaaggaagaagaagaagaaggggaagataGAAAGGTAATTGGTGATTCCATTTAAATTCCTTAAATTATATTACAGAATTTCTTTCAGTTGTTCAGGCTGTGTCTTCGAATGAATGCAATCCTAGCTTTGACAAAAAGATAGCTTTGTAATTTACAAGTAAAGGGAAAGACATCATGCTTCGCCTATTCCAATTATTTTCAGCATTAAGAATAGGCAGCACAGAGACTGTGGCAAATGTGGAAGCCATTATGCACTAAATAGGCTTTGCCACTGAGCTtttactttgctttattttttgataatagaGAAGCTGCTGGCTagtgccatacacacacacacacacacacacatatatatttgaatgCAAACGAAGAGATGCCTTTGAATTTGAAACAAAGAATAGTCCTGACATTGTGAAAGACTACTCATTTTATGCTTTTGTAACTACTGTCAAGTAAGCATTTGAAACACTTTGCAATCTCAACATATTATTAAATAGTCAGGTTGAtgcagcatattttaaaatagtttgacaTTTCTAACGATTTGGACTTGAGCTTTAGGCTTTAACACAAATTACTTGGACGTTGAAGTGATCTATGCTCATCTTCCAATACAGTGTCTACAacagttgtttaaaaatataaatgttatttcACTTCCCAGCTTAAATCCTCTAATAGTTCACCAAGGCCTAATTCCTTAACAAAACATTAATAGTGCCTGAAAGAAGAGTCCAGGCACACGGTTCCCCACTACTCCCTACGTGCCAGCCACAATAATCATGTTCTAGTTCTTCCGAAGTTCCATAATCCACAGGTCCTAAGCACCTTGGAGTTGCCTGCTTTTCGCTGAAATGTGGAATGTGTCCACCATCCTTCCAGCTAACTCTTGCTTCATGTGTGAACTCAAAATTTACTCCCTGGACCCCCAGATTAGAGCAATTCCCTCTGTCAAATGCTCATCTAGGtcccaatattttcttttataccaTTTGTCACAGCTTAACATTGAGCGAAGATAAAATTAACAACCACTGTTATATATTACACTATAAGGTCTATGAGTAAAAATGGACCTTATCAATTTTATTcaccattttatcctcacaacctAGCACTGTACTTTGGATCAAGTAggaggtgctcaagaaatatttctgaCTGAATGCATGAATACACGGCATGATAGTtgtagcttttaaaatatatgttgatgaaaatatattacaatcacaaataaatagaacttccatcattttgtaatttatataGGTGAATTCAGGTATTTTCAAGAGTCCTACCGTGTTCACAGTGGACATAAggttaatttttctgaaaattgtgGCAACACGTTtcctttctgtgttcttttctctcCACCATACTTAGAAATTTTAAGTTACACgagaaaatatatatgagaatatGTGGTAGTATCTTAGTTTTACTCCCCTGAAAGTAAACCCTGAAAAAGGAATTCAAGTGTAAACAGTTTAGATAGGAGATGACCTCAGGAAACACTGGTAGCAGAGTGAGAAAGTGAAACAGGGAATGGAGACAAATTTAATAGCATAAAAATGTGATAACAACACAGTAACAAGGGTGTGTTATTAAGCAAGTTACTACTTTGGGCTTTGGGACCCATTGTAGAACATGCACCTCAGCTTTATCCCAACTGAGGGGCAAGGGACCTGGGGTATTTAAATACTATCTCCTATCAGTTGTGGTTGAAAGATGTTCCCAAGGGATGTAAATTTACCAGGACTTCCAGCCAGCTAGCATGCACCAGCATAGCAGCCTCCAACTGCCAGAGAAAACCCACAAAGAAATGTACGTGCTGTTCTTGGAAGTCTACTGGCGTGTACTACAAGGCTAAGAACCTGGGGGACATGGCAGGGCACAGAGTTTGCTTACAGTAGGCTTCATAAATATTTCTCAGTACACTATGCTATATTTTGATGATTCCAAAGACTGAGGGGGTCTATAATCTTGTTTTAATCCTGATATTCCTGAATTGTGTTAAAAATTCTTGGTGGtccatttttaaatataacaataaaGAACATGACAGGAATGGACAGGTGTAGATGATAGCAAATGGCATTGCTAAACCTATACAGAAGCAAGTAGCCTTTAAAAATACTTGGGGAAAGGAATTAGCACAGTATTTGAAGGCTTAATctaaaatgattataaaaatgcTTCCAAACATGTGTGAatacaatttgaaaaataatttggcaaACAGTAGaccatttcttttctgttcttttttaccTCACATGTTGAAGTTGACCAAACTTGCTCTCCAAGTGGAagcaaacagagaaagataaataaacatatgggtcctaaggagacaaaaaagagCTGAAATGGAAGAACATCAAAATATAGATATTGGTCATCTTGTGGTGTTTTCACATAAATCTGATAGACTTTGGAATTATTGTATTGGAGTTACTCTTAGACATTTTACATGATACCATTACCTTTCCACCCTAAAAATAAACTACCAAAAGAGACTGTGTATGAATGAATATTATATTGTatagtgaaataaaatattgaatttatcttgtgattttaaataaaatacaatattttatatatatttattagtcTCACAATATCTCTAGATAATAAATACTGTCACTTATCTGAAAAAAAGATTTGGAAACAATGCCACACAGTAAAAAAACCTTTCTGATTATTAAAGAGAATACGATAGTATCCAAATTTACAAGGGTATatctataatgaaaataattactGTAAACAATACTTTCAGTTGTCATAGTGCTCTCATATTCATTGTTTCAACTAATCCTCAAAACATTCCATTTTAAAGGTAGGAAACTAAGTCTGACACTAGACATCTAATTATGATGTCTcccatcttcaaaaaaaaaaaaaaaagccattggatTGGACCTACCTCAGTTTCCCCCCAATAAATCCACCAATCATGTCTCCTTCTCCATTCATCTTCTCCTCCTTTAAAGTAGAATAAAGGAACTGACCCTCTTCCTGTTGAAGACCAGTCCTTTCACTGGCACTCTGAATCAACTTGTTTTTTGCCTTCTTAGGAAACTGACACTACCAACTATCCTTCTTGCCTCAGCCATATCAGCTTTTAAATATCTTCATGTCTTTTCCATATTTAAAACCAGGCAAAACAAaggcaaacaaaacagaaaacctcGCCCCTAAATCCCTCTCTATCTACCCTTTCACAGCCAAGCTCTTCTAATAAGTTGTCCATATTCGCTTTCGTTTCCTTCACACCCATTCACTCctcactccccattctctcccTCATCAAATGATTAACCTGACAGGTTTTTTTCAACTTCATCGTACTTAATCTCCTTGTAACTTTTGTACTTGTTGACCACTTCTTCCTTCCCTTGGCTTCATTAGTACTATTCGTTCCCAGTCTTCTTCTCATATTCTGCCTGCAACTACTCAATTTCTTTGTCAAGTTTATCCTCCTTTACCCACACATGAAGTACTTCAAGGCTAGtactttctttctcctctatttTATCAAAGCGGAGAAGATTGTGTCTGGGGAACTTGTAACTAAAGATAGAGGTTTAAGTAATTCAGACAATAGTGACTCTTCAGTTGTGAAGACATTAATTATATGAGACAGTCTATGGACTTCCAATGTGCCTGAGTTTTGTAGACAACACATTAGAAGAAATTGAAAAACTGACTgccatctgtttttctttttctttttttttttaactgtaaaccATTCTAGAAACATTAGTAGCTACATTTAGAAAAAACCTTATATTTAAGAAAGCTCTAGTTCATGGGAAGAGATAttacctttctctctttctttctgggaCTGGCCATATTAGACACAGTCTGACATCTTACATTTCCCCAAATGGACTACTTTTACAATGAAATGCTGCTGCAGTGACACGATCCAGCTGCACTCCTCACCGTGTGTAAAGGAACAATCTTAGTCTCACTTTACTTTATTGCTGACTACTCTGGAGATGCTCCTCGACAGATCAAATCACAGTTATTCTTTATCCTTGCCCTTGAATTCCAAAATGTAAATCAAATTCATGTATATTACCTGTGTCACCTACGGCTGCTTTACAAGCACAGCATGATTGCTTGTAAGTACAGATTGCAGGTACAAACACAACTGAAATcagtatcatttatttttctgaggcTATTAAGAACACTGAACAGGTGAATTGCTGCTGTGAGTATTTTTCTATGCTAGAATGTATGCAGATATCACTGCTAtccttttgttttattccttACCAAATAGGCTTGAAATGCAGGTTATTGTCGTAGGATACTGGTTCATTTTTACGAGAGTTTCACCATAATATTAGATATTTACAGAACTTGAGGACTAGTGATATATTAAGACATTTCCTCACAAGTATTGGCTGGTGCTAAACTTGACAATAAATGATATGTTAATAAAATGCATGATCTGAAGAGTTTGCTaaactttaacaaaatat contains:
- the LOC133090505 gene encoding protein MAL2-like, which gives rise to MDNLLEELGCERVFGGLVWILVASSNAPLPLLQGWVMFVSVTAFIYSLLFLGVFLSGVVTQINAGWNFLDFAYHFTVFVFYFGAFLLEAPATSLHDLRCNRSMAVQPLLNDNQYNINVAATIFAFVTTACYGCSLGLALRRWRPLTPLTN